A window from Mytilus galloprovincialis chromosome 8, xbMytGall1.hap1.1, whole genome shotgun sequence encodes these proteins:
- the LOC143042246 gene encoding periostin-like isoform X1, whose translation MKCLLALLPFICLASASENLVDCANAANLTTFTSFVNSAGLTDVLREQGPFTLIVPTNEAFAKLPAATVASLQKDSSALANVLQYHVVKGSIYSWDMVSGEILSSLNGHYIRVYAQASVGKTSLYFNQAKVTKVDLQCSNGVIYLVDEVLNVPEGTIVDVIKNPDYNISGFMEFLEAAKLTDVFNRTSSQRYTMFVPTNAAIASLDADYITKLKSNYIYARHIVDYHVHPGTIHEKSLDHAGTLSTMYRGHSISVTVDSNNNPVLNHAATLQVTDIEAENGVVHIISHVLIPSTLNPGVVG comes from the exons ATGAAGTGCTTATTAGCGTTGCTGCCCTTTATCTGCCTGGCTTCAGCCTCAGAAAATCTGGTTGATTGTGCAAATGCAGCCAATTTAACAACATTTACCAGTTTTGTCAATTCAGCTGGATTAACCGATGTTCTTCGGGAACAAG GTCCATTTACCCTAATCGTCCCAACCAATGAGGCATTCGCGAAGCTTCCAGCAGCAACAGTTGCATCCTTACAGAAGGATTCCAGTGCCCTCGCAAACGTTCTCCAGTACCATGTAGTGAAAGGAAGTATCTACAGCTGGGACATGGTTTCCGGTGAAATTCTTAGCAGTTTAAATGGCCACTACATCCGAGTCTATGCACAAGCAAgtgtagggaaaacg TCTCTGTATTTCAACCAAGCTAAAGTAACAAAAGTAGATCTACAATGCTCAAACGGAGTTATCTACCTTGTTGATGAAGTTCTAAATGTACCAGAAGGAACCATAGTTGACGTCATAAAGAACCCAGATTATAACATCAGTGGATTTATGGAATTTCTAGAGGCAGCAAAATTGACTGATGTCTTCAATAGAACAA GTTCACAGAGATACACAATGTTTGTTCCAACTAATGCTGCTATCGCTAGTCTGGATGCTGATTATATCACAAAATTGAAAAGCAACTACATTTATGCTAGAC ATATCGTTGATTATCATGTTCACCCAGGAACAATCCACGAGAAGAGCTTAGACCATGCAGGAACACTGTCTACAATGTACAGGGGACATAGCATTAGTGTTACCGTCGATAGCA ATAATAACCCTGTCTTGAATCATGCAGCTACTCTCCAGGTTACCGATATCGAGGCTGAAAATGGCGTTGTGCACATCATTTCACATGTTTTGATTCCAAGCACTCTTAATCCAGGAGTTGTTGGTTAA
- the LOC143042246 gene encoding periostin-like isoform X2 — translation MKCLLALLPFICLASASENLVDCANAANLTTFTSFVNSAGLTDVLREQGPFTLIVPTNEAFAKLPAATVASLQKDSSALANVLQYHVVKGSIYSWDMVSGEILSSLNGHYIRVYAQASSLYFNQAKVTKVDLQCSNGVIYLVDEVLNVPEGTIVDVIKNPDYNISGFMEFLEAAKLTDVFNRTSSQRYTMFVPTNAAIASLDADYITKLKSNYIYARHIVDYHVHPGTIHEKSLDHAGTLSTMYRGHSISVTVDSNNNPVLNHAATLQVTDIEAENGVVHIISHVLIPSTLNPGVVG, via the exons ATGAAGTGCTTATTAGCGTTGCTGCCCTTTATCTGCCTGGCTTCAGCCTCAGAAAATCTGGTTGATTGTGCAAATGCAGCCAATTTAACAACATTTACCAGTTTTGTCAATTCAGCTGGATTAACCGATGTTCTTCGGGAACAAG GTCCATTTACCCTAATCGTCCCAACCAATGAGGCATTCGCGAAGCTTCCAGCAGCAACAGTTGCATCCTTACAGAAGGATTCCAGTGCCCTCGCAAACGTTCTCCAGTACCATGTAGTGAAAGGAAGTATCTACAGCTGGGACATGGTTTCCGGTGAAATTCTTAGCAGTTTAAATGGCCACTACATCCGAGTCTATGCACAAGCAAgt TCTCTGTATTTCAACCAAGCTAAAGTAACAAAAGTAGATCTACAATGCTCAAACGGAGTTATCTACCTTGTTGATGAAGTTCTAAATGTACCAGAAGGAACCATAGTTGACGTCATAAAGAACCCAGATTATAACATCAGTGGATTTATGGAATTTCTAGAGGCAGCAAAATTGACTGATGTCTTCAATAGAACAA GTTCACAGAGATACACAATGTTTGTTCCAACTAATGCTGCTATCGCTAGTCTGGATGCTGATTATATCACAAAATTGAAAAGCAACTACATTTATGCTAGAC ATATCGTTGATTATCATGTTCACCCAGGAACAATCCACGAGAAGAGCTTAGACCATGCAGGAACACTGTCTACAATGTACAGGGGACATAGCATTAGTGTTACCGTCGATAGCA ATAATAACCCTGTCTTGAATCATGCAGCTACTCTCCAGGTTACCGATATCGAGGCTGAAAATGGCGTTGTGCACATCATTTCACATGTTTTGATTCCAAGCACTCTTAATCCAGGAGTTGTTGGTTAA